The following proteins are encoded in a genomic region of Caminicella sporogenes DSM 14501:
- a CDS encoding DUF134 domain-containing protein, whose protein sequence is MPRPRKRRRVCGLPDFTMFGPVKEMVNSEDIITMTVEEYEVIRLMDLEGLDQERCAERMEVARSTVQRMYSDAKKKIADSLVNGKVLKIEGGDYILCCDDVKKGKCTPCFRRRHRHRGNNAF, encoded by the coding sequence GTGCCTAGACCTAGAAAGAGAAGGAGAGTTTGTGGACTTCCAGATTTTACAATGTTTGGACCTGTAAAAGAAATGGTAAATAGTGAGGATATAATAACTATGACTGTAGAAGAATATGAAGTCATACGGCTTATGGACTTAGAAGGACTTGATCAAGAACGATGTGCAGAAAGAATGGAAGTAGCTCGTTCTACTGTTCAGAGAATGTATAGTGATGCAAAGAAAAAAATTGCCGATAGTTTAGTAAATGGAAAAGTATTAAAGATAGAAGGTGGAGATTATATATTGTGTTGTGATGATGTCAAAAAAGGCAAATGTACTCCATGTTTTAGAAGACGACATAGACATAGAGGGAATAATGCTTTTTAA